CTGCTTTAACTGAGTTAAAAACTCAAGTTGCAGGAATTTCTATTGATATTGCAAAGAAAATAATTAAAAGTGAATTAGCTTCAGAAGAAAACCAATTGGCTTTGGTAGAGAAATCTTTGAACGAAGTTATCTTAAACTAATATAGAGCATGAGTACAAGAGCAGCATTGCGATATGCAAAAGCGATCTTAAATCTTGCAGAAGACAATAAAAGCGAAGACGCAGTAAATGCAGATATGCAATTAATTGCCGCTACTATTGCTGAAAGTCAAGACTTAGAGGTAATGTTAAAAAGCCCAATTGTAAAAACATCTGAAAAAGTAAATGCTTTAGAGGGGATTTTTGGAAAGCAAATTAACAGTTATTCTTTAGGATTAATTAAGCTTTTAGGAGAAAAGAGACGTTTGGATATTTTAGCATTGGTATCAAAAAGTTACCAAACTATATACAACCATTCAAAATCTATTAAAGTAGCACAAGTAACTACTGCAGTTCCTTTAACAAAAGCTTTAGAATCAAAAGTAGTTGATAAAATTAAAGAGTTAACAGGAAGTGCAACATCTATAGAAAACATCATCAATCCAGAAATTATTGGAGGTTTTGTTTTACGTATTGGAGATATTCAGTACGATGCTAGTGTTTCAAGAAGTTTAACATTGTTAGAAAGAAGTTTTGACAACAGTCAATTCATATCAAAAAATTAAAAAATACATCAAATAATAAAAATAAGATGGCAGCAATAAACCCAGCTGAAGTATCAGCAATTTTAAAAGAGCAGCTAACTAGTTTTGAATCTAAAGGTTCTTTAAACGAAGTTGGTACTGTATTACAAATTGGAGATGGTATTGCACGTGTATACGGATTAGCGAATGTGCAGTATGGTGAATTAGTAGAGTTTGAATCAGGTTTACAAGGAATTGTATTGAACTTGGAAGAGGATAATGCAGGAGTTGTATTATTAGGTCCTTCTTCTGAAGTATCAGAAGGTTCTACTGTAAAAAGAACTGAGAGAATTGCTTCTATCAATGTAGGTGAAGGAATTGTAGGACGTGTTGTTGATACCTTAGGTAATCCTATTGATGGTAAAGGTGCAATTGCAGGTGAAACTTTTGAAATGCCATTAGAGCGTAAAGCTCCTGGAGTTATTTTCCGTGAGCCAGTAACTGAGCCATTACAAACAGGTATTAAATCTATTGATGCAATGATTCCTGTAGGACGTGGACAACGTGAGTTAATTATTGGTGACCGTCAAACAGGTAAATCTACTGTAGCTTTAGATACGATCATTAACCAAAAAGAGTTTTATGATGCTGGTGAGCCTGTTTACTGTATTTATGTAGCTGTTGGTCAAAAAGCATCTACTGTTGCAGGAATTGTAAACTTATTAGAAGAAAAAGGTGCTTTAGCTTATACTACTATTGTAGCTGCTAACGCTTCAGATCCTGCTCCAATGCAGGTATATGCTCCATTTGCAGGTGCTGCAATTGGTGAGTACTTCCGTGATACTGGAAGACCAGCTTTAATTATTTATGATGATTTATCTAAGCAAGCTGTTGCATACCGTGAGATTTCTTTATTATTAAGAAGACCACCGGGACGTGAGGCTTACCCTGGAGATGTATTCTACTTACACTCAAGATTATTAGAGCGTTCTGCAAAAGTAATTGGAGATGATTCAATTGCAACTAAAATGAACGATGCTCCAGCTTCTTTAGCAGGAAAAATTAAAGGAGGAGGTTCTTTAACTGCATTGCCAATTATTGAAACTCAAGCAGGAGACGTATCTGCATATATTCCAACTAACGTAATTTCTATTACTGATGGACAGATTTTCTTAGATGGAGATTTATTCAACTCTGGAGTTCGTCCTGCAATTAACGTAGGTATTTCTGTATCTCGTGTAGGAGGTAACGCACAGATTAAATCTATGAAAAAAGTATCTGGTACTTTAAAGTTAGATCAAGCTGCTTTCCGTGAATTAGAAGCGTTTGCTAAGTTTGGTTCTGATTTAGATTCAGCTACTTTATCAGTAATCGAAAAAGGACAACGTAACGTTGAGATCTTAAAACAAGCTCAAAACGACCCTTATACTGTAGAAGATCAAATTGCAATTATTTATGCAGGTTCTAAAAACTTATTAAAGAATGTTCCTTTAAATAAAGTAAAAGAATTTGAAAGAGATTATATTGAATTTTTAAATGCAAAACATAGAGATGCTTTAGATTCATTAAAGTCTGGTAAATTAGAGCAATCTACTTTAGATGTTTTAACAGCTGTTGCTGCTGAAGTATCTTCAAAATATTAATAAAATAGTATTAAGTACAAAGTACATAGTTTAACGCTTTGTACTTTGTACTAATTACTAATTACTGAAAAGAGAATGGCAAACTTAAAAGAAATTAGAAACAGAATTACCTCTATTGGCTCTACAATGAAAATTACGAGCGCAATGAAAATGGTATCTGCAGCAAAGTTAAAAAAAGCACAAGACGCTATTACTGCAATGCGTCCTTATGCCAATAAATTAACAGAGTTGTTACAAAATTTAAGTGCTACTTTAGATGGTGATGCTGGTGGTGTTTATGCTGAGCAGAGAGAAGTTTCTAAAGTTTTACTTGTTGTAGTTTCATCTAACAGAGGTTTGTGTGGTGGTTTTAACTCATCAATAATTAAAAAAACAGTACAAGTTATTTCTGAGAAATATCAAGGAAAGGAAATTGCATTGTATACTATAGGAAAGAAAGCAAATGATATTCTTTCTAAAAATTATACTGTTGTTAAGAACGATAGAGCTGTTTTTGATGATTTAACATTTAAGAATGTAACTGTTATTGCCGAAGAGTTAATGGAGTTATATGCTAAAGGTGATTATGACAAAATTGAGATTGTATACAATGTGTTTAAAAA
Above is a genomic segment from Wenyingzhuangia fucanilytica containing:
- the atpA gene encoding F0F1 ATP synthase subunit alpha — encoded protein: MAAINPAEVSAILKEQLTSFESKGSLNEVGTVLQIGDGIARVYGLANVQYGELVEFESGLQGIVLNLEEDNAGVVLLGPSSEVSEGSTVKRTERIASINVGEGIVGRVVDTLGNPIDGKGAIAGETFEMPLERKAPGVIFREPVTEPLQTGIKSIDAMIPVGRGQRELIIGDRQTGKSTVALDTIINQKEFYDAGEPVYCIYVAVGQKASTVAGIVNLLEEKGALAYTTIVAANASDPAPMQVYAPFAGAAIGEYFRDTGRPALIIYDDLSKQAVAYREISLLLRRPPGREAYPGDVFYLHSRLLERSAKVIGDDSIATKMNDAPASLAGKIKGGGSLTALPIIETQAGDVSAYIPTNVISITDGQIFLDGDLFNSGVRPAINVGISVSRVGGNAQIKSMKKVSGTLKLDQAAFRELEAFAKFGSDLDSATLSVIEKGQRNVEILKQAQNDPYTVEDQIAIIYAGSKNLLKNVPLNKVKEFERDYIEFLNAKHRDALDSLKSGKLEQSTLDVLTAVAAEVSSKY
- the atpG gene encoding ATP synthase F1 subunit gamma; its protein translation is MANLKEIRNRITSIGSTMKITSAMKMVSAAKLKKAQDAITAMRPYANKLTELLQNLSATLDGDAGGVYAEQREVSKVLLVVVSSNRGLCGGFNSSIIKKTVQVISEKYQGKEIALYTIGKKANDILSKNYTVVKNDRAVFDDLTFKNVTVIAEELMELYAKGDYDKIEIVYNVFKNAATQIATLEQFLPIQPVEVEGNVSSDYIFEPSKEEIVETLIPKSLKTQLYKAIRDSFAAEHGARMTAMHKATDNAKDLRDDLLLTYNKARQAAITGEILEIVGGAEALNN
- the atpH gene encoding ATP synthase F1 subunit delta; translation: MSTRAALRYAKAILNLAEDNKSEDAVNADMQLIAATIAESQDLEVMLKSPIVKTSEKVNALEGIFGKQINSYSLGLIKLLGEKRRLDILALVSKSYQTIYNHSKSIKVAQVTTAVPLTKALESKVVDKIKELTGSATSIENIINPEIIGGFVLRIGDIQYDASVSRSLTLLERSFDNSQFISKN